Part of the Periophthalmus magnuspinnatus isolate fPerMag1 chromosome 23, fPerMag1.2.pri, whole genome shotgun sequence genome, GAGCCGGCCTCAGACCTGCTCAACATGAGGCTGCTCCGCTCATTTGACACTGACTGTAAATCATCTGAGCTTTACAAACACACGTCTTTGTCATGTGTTTGACTTAACTCCAGAGACGGGCGCGTTCTCACTGTGAGTTTATCTGGACACACAAAAATGACCCACAATGGAACAACTAAAACTGATGAACTTAAAATAGTGATAGTGGGAGATGGAGGATGTGGGAAAACCTCTCTGCTGATGGTGTACGCCCGAGGAGACTTCCCAGAGGTGAGACTGTGCCATTTatgtacttatacttatatatgtgtacttatatatatatatatatatacttatacttgtaTGACTGACTGAGGACCTAagtttaagtaacaaaatcatgtccaaacatttgacagACCTACGCTCCATCTGTGTTTGAGAAATACAAcacctctgtgtctctgggaGGAAAAGAGATAAGACTGAACCTGTACGACACTGCAGGtaagatacacacacacacacacagagaacatgtACGACACTGCAggtaagacacacacacactgaacatgtacaacacaggcacacacactaCAGACATTGTGTGAATGTAAAGGTGTTATAATAAGATGTTATTGTTCTTTacactcacaaacacatctTAAactcttgtgtgtgttgtgtgttgtctgttgtgtgtctgttgctGTGGAGGGATGCCTCACACAGTCACAAACACATCTTAAactcttgtgtgtgttgtgtgtttgtgcctcACACAGTCACAAACACATCTTAAACCTGCGTGTTAAAttgctgtgttgtgtgtttgttgtgtggcTTGGCCTTACACAGTCAGATTATGATTATCTGACACAGAACAGTAAGTGCAAAAAGGAAACATAAAACAGGATGTGGTTTTCTCACACGCCACAACTACAATGTTACGCTgatattttattaaagtttttttttattgtgtactTTGTAGGACAGGACGACTATGACAGACTGCGGCCGCTCGCCTACCAAGAGGCCAGTGTGGTGCTGGTGTGTTTCGATGTGACCAACCCCACGAGTCTGGAGAACGTTCTAATAAAGGTACGTTTAAACTCACTGAACAGAGACGAGTGTGTTAAGGTGAACTCAAGGTCACTTTAACTGCTCTGTGTGAATGAGCGCTGGACGTTGCTTTGCTGGACGTTGCTTTGCTGGACGTTGGTTGCTATGGCGCTGCATTCCAATGATTAACTCCACTGTGGACATTGACCCcagtgacacacacaggatCCACACTGAAAACACGACACTGAAAACACGAGGTCAGTGTAAGTCACGTCCGTCTGATCAAACTCTGCCCAAACAGTGGTTTCCAGAAGTGAAACATTTCTGCAGAGACACTCCTCTCATCCTCATCGGCTGCAAGACGGACCTCAGAAAAGACAAGGAGCGAGCGAGGAAACTGCGAGCTTTGAGTCTAGAGCCCATCTCCTACACACAGGTGAGAACAGACGTGTTTATGTGCCTCATGTTTGAAGTGGATCATTCTAAAGGCGTGTTGTGTTCCTCACAGGGAGAAGAAGCCTGCAAACAAATCAACGCTGAAGTTTATCTCGAGTGTTCTGCAAAATTTCAAGAAAATGTGGAAGACATTTTCAAAGAAGCCACGAAAAGAGCACTGGCATTTAGACGGAAACAAAAGAACTttaagaagaagaggaaatgcCTCATTTTGTGACACTGAGGTGATGAAAACATGAATGTCCCGTAGTGTTTGAACCACTTTGGTTCTGACTCTGAATCTTTAAACTCAGATATTTTAAAGACTGGAGTGAAACTTGATTACAAAACAGCACAGTTttggatttgtattttttccatttatccaaatgttttaaaatgtctgagGGTTACTACATTTAGCAGCAGTACAACAGCGCCCACTAGTGTTGAATAAGCTACTGGGACGAGGCCCTTGGACAAGTAGAAAATGAtccataaatgtgtaaattaaatgttttctaATAAACCTCCTGCGCACACAGACGTTACTTTAAACGTGCAGTGAACACGGCTCCTGTCACGTTCTCTTTGTCCTTTCAAATGTCgcacaatgaaaacaaaagtaACTGATCTAAAGTGTGGATTCAAGTGTCATCAGGAATCAACTTTACACAATAGTGCAGATTACAGCGACACGCACGTCCCACACGCACGTCCCACACGCACGTCCCACACGTATGACCCACACGCACGTCCCACACGCAGGCGTCATATCGGCGCCTACAACCATTTCCCTAAGAACTCAGCAGAAAACAAtcacattaaaagaaaagtgtCTCTCAAAGTCAGTTTCCCAGACGTTGTTGATGCTTCAGCTTCAGAGCAGGTCACCTCCTGGAGCTTCTTCAGGTGCATaacatttatatataattattaccATTTATAAAGCAAATAACACATCCTTTCCTCTTTATAAAACACAAGATAATGCCACGTTCAGCTGGGCCTTTTGCAGGACCGATACAGCACGTACTCAGAAACAGAAGCTGCTGGAGTCACTTTGGCCTGACGCTGTGGTCGTCTTCAGACATGTCCTTCAGTGTCCAGGTGGAATCGTACTGTCCAGATGGAATCGTACTGTCCAGGTGAAGTCGTTCTTTCCAGTGTTTGGTCGTTCTTGAGTCTGATCTCGTGAGAAAGGTGAAGTTATTTAATCTCAGTCATTTTTCTTCACTTTCTCGGGGGATTCCTGTATTTTTTGGTGAACGACTTTCAGAGTGATGAGGAAGTTTCCcaagaacaggactagaaaTGTCAAAGCCAGCATAAAAACCTGCAGAACAATGAACAGTTAaagttatttaaatgtttaagtttgtttaaacGGTGCAGATCTTTACCTGCCACTCTTTACAGTCGTCGCGTTGAGCCAAACGAAACAAGGTCACAGCGTTATAGAGCTGCCAAAACTACAGGAGGAAACGCAGCATGtttcacatttacactttaatatGATTTAATCTGACACACGTGTGCTGAAGtcacacaaacactgaaccTGAACTCACATGACCAAAGAAGAGGAACGGTAACAGAAAAGTAAGGCCCCTCCACATCCACGACTGGAATCCCTCTGCAGAGAAATGAAagagtgacctctgaccccacgcTGTAACGCACACTGACCCCCgcacactgaccctcacacactGACCCCCgcacactgaccctcacactGACCCCCgcacactgaccctcacacactGACCCCCgcacactgaccctcacacactGACCCCCgcacactgaccctcacacactgaccctcGCACACTGACCCTCGCACACTGACCCCCgcacactgaccctcacactGACCCCCGCACACTGACCCCCgcacactgaccctcacacatgtatattattatgtgtatttataaatgtgtgtatgacCCTGTATTCACATGTatgtatattgtatttatacatGTACATTATTCTGTACTTCCATAAATGTGTATTATCGTGTTTTTCCCTCACAGATTTGCAGATTTGCAGATGGCCTCAGAGTTTaacccaaaacaaacatcgTACCCACTGTGAGGTCCAGCTGATTCCTCTCCCCCAGAGTCCGGAGTCTGTACAAGCAGCCGCTCTGATAATAATACTGCAAGAACTGTAAGAAACCTGAGGAACAAGCACATACGTGTACTTATATGTAAACtgtattatatttatactgtaAGAAACCTGAGGAACAAGCACATACATGTACTTATATGTAAACtgtattatatttatactaACCAGAGCACAGAGGAGGCCTGGGGTGaatacacacacttacacttCTAAACTTTATTATACATAAACTTTTTATAAAGACCAGGCTGTATTTCTTACATCAGCTCTGGACCTTAGAACGTTCCAGATTTAGTTCTGCTTCATGAGTTTGTGACGTCACACGTGAAACACGATGTGCCTCGTGCGTTTACCGAGTCAGGTCTGTGTTTAACGAGCAGCTCAAAGTTTAAACACATCGTCACTAAAAAACATTTGGATCAAACTTTACAGAAACATGAACTGTGACTTTATCCAAATGAGGAGATGTGGAGTTATGAACTTTATCAAGTTATTTTGAGaagcatgtttgtgtgtgtgtgtgtgtgtatttgtgtcactgtgtgtgtgtctctgtgtgtgtatctgtgtgtgtgtatttgtgtgtgtatttgtgtatctgtgtgtgtatttgtgtatctgtgtgtgtatttgtgtatctgtgtgtgtatctgtgtgtgtatctgtgtgtgtgtatctgtgtgtgtatttgtgtatctgtgtgtatttgtgtatctgtgtgtatttgtgtatctgtgtgtgtatctgtgtgtgtatctgtgtgtgtgtatttgtgtatctgtgtgtgtatttgtgtatctgtgtgtatttgtgtatctgtgtgtatttgtgtatctgtgtgtgtatctgtgtgtgtgtgtgtgcggtctGTGGTTCAATGCCCTTTAAGAACAGTTCTGACTCTTATGATTATTACAGGAAAAGTATTGACAAAAGTCCCAGGTGtttaactttaaactttaaaaggtTTAAACCTTAAACTTTTGGTCAGGACTGGGAACATCAgggtccacagggggcgccagaGGTAACAGCTGtagttgtgtctttaggcaaggcacttctcCCACACtgccttgtatgaatgtggtgtgtgaagTCGCAGACGGCGCAGAGCGGACTCTCTTTTAATGTCCagacaaacacattaaaaacacttaCTTTGATAAATGGAGAAGGCGAGAAACTGGCTCCTGAACCTCTGATACATGGGCCCCTCCGGCCTGACGAAACAACACGATTAAACACCTCCGTttggacttttatttattttatcacagCTAAAACTGCACTCACCAGGTAAGCATGACACCTGAGAGAAACGTGGAGACGTAATGATGAGACACCCACCAGCCTTTTATCCTGAAACgacaaaaacaccttaaaaacgTCACCGTAAAAACGACTTTAAACAAATTTAAGTTCCACGTCCACAAACCTGGAGCCGTTGCTCATGAGGATGCTCTCCCGTATGGTCAAAGTGCAGTAGTACCACACGAGCAAAAAGTTGAAGATTTCATCAGTGACACTAAAATgagacataaaaatgaaacatgaaaatCAGTTTTCTACTGAACATGAGACATAACAAAAGAAACTCACCGATAATTTAAGAAAAATAGGCATGTTATGGCTCCAAACAGTAGAATTATTGTCAGATAAAGCTTAAACTTCTCATATTCGTCTTTATAAGCAAATCTGTGAGaaaataatatttacattttaaatattctgtATCTGTGCAACTTTATGCAGATTAAAAGATCATACTTTGCCTGATTACTGAGCAGCGTCACATTTACATTCCCCAGAACCAAGTTTAGATACAACCTGAAAATAAGAAAGTGTcagaaaaacacagagacacagagacacagagaccgggtcagagacagagacagggtcTGAGACAAAAGGACTGGACAGGACTGACCCGTTCTTCTTGGGTAAATACGCCTCCatgtcaaaaaacacattttctcgaTCTTTGATTTGTGTTTGAATCTCGGCGAGGAGCTCTCGTTCTTTCTCATCAGACGCTTGAGTCGACCTGGAAACAGAACGGCTCAAAAACACTGAAGAACCAGATGATCAGAAGGAGCCACGGCGGTTTACCTCTTTAAACTGAGCTTTATGTCCTTCAGACACTTCCTCTGTTTGGTTATGGCGCCGCTGCAGGACGTCTGCAGACTGGTCAGCTCTTCAAGCTTCTGTCTGTAGATTTTGTGTGTTTCCTACAAATGGAACAAAGTTTAACACATAGTTTACATCCGGCGTTATGTCGGTTTAACAGGACTTAAGGTTCAAATATTTCAGTATAAAGGTAAGTTTAAGGACGTTCGGTGCAGGAGATGACATGTTAGAGCATTAAATCCAGATAATAAGAGgcataaaacaacaacataactaTTAAAAGAGCaataatcaaataaacataaactgtgTTTGCATCACTAACTCAACAGAGACAGACTGGACTTcaccaacaaaacaaacaacatataGAAGATAAACAGTCCTCTGACCACACCACTGTCACTGGACTCTAGGGCTGGACAGTGGACACTGGTGTTGGACACTGGTGTTGGACAGTGGACACTGGTGTTGGACAGTGGACACTGGTGTTGGACAGTGGACACTGGTGTTGGACAGCAGTCCTGGGGTCAGCAGGACGGACACTTGCTAACGTAAGTCCATCAGTGATGTTCAAATCTGGTTCGTTTCACACAGACTCGCCTGTATTTAAGTGTttctgtgtatatttgtgtgtttattcgtgtatttgtttgtttatttacctgTAGTTGTTGATATTCTTCGTCCAGTTCGTCCCATTCCGTTTGAAACTTGGATTTTGACATTGTAGAAACAAGAGCAGCACAAGCAGCACGAGCAACACGAGCCTCGCGAGAACAGCCGGGATTTCAGCCACAGGACGAGACTGTGCCCGGGCCGCACTGCGCATGCGCGGGACCCACTGGTAAcgagaggaaaaaaataaaagaaataaaagtaaaatagaaaagctttatttttctgTCCCATTAACGCTCTGTTTAGTGACGTAATATTTGTAAATCAAAAACTGATTATGAATATTTTACGCGAAAATAAACGGCACGTGACggactgttatgtttaaaaagtcaaaatctataaaagtttgggtttttttctccGCTGCCAAAGTTTTCACAGGTTCATCTAATTAACAAACTAAACCTCCAAACTAAACCTGcagctgtcgtccatcttaaaCATTTGACTGTCGCTCCTCAAACTGTTGCTAAGAGACGAGACGCGTCTctgtgggacagaggacaccacTGTCCACAGAGACGAGACCACTGTCCACAGAGACGAGACCACTGTCCACAGAGACGAGACCACTGTCCACAGAGACGAGACCACTGTCCACAGAGACGAGACCACTGTCCACAGAGACGAGACCACTGTCCACAGAGACGAGACCACTGTCCACAGAGACGGGATCACTAGGTCAGGGACAAACCGCCTGTTTTTGTGGGTGAGTTGTGGTGTTCAGTTCAGAATTCTAGTGTTATTCCTTCTTTACATTTATACATGTCTTTCTTTCAGGGGTTTATTCTCATGTTTGTCCTTTACTGttaaacttttctgtttttctttcaggGGTTTATTCACTCCAGCCCTGGTCATGCAGTTTTCTGGACCTCGTCACAAAAAACAGCCTCTGTCTGAGCAGTGGCACAGACTGACGCAGAAGAGTGGCCTGAAGCACACGGTTTACTCCGTCAGTGGAGATGAGTACACTGGAGAATGGAAGGACGATAAGAAGCACGGTGCCTgaacctgaaacacacctgaagtcattttaaacaaagaaaCTAACAGAGTGTCTCATGTTTCAGGTAAAGGAGCTCAGGTGTGGAAGAAGGGTGGTGCCATGTATGACGGAGAATGGAAATGTGGAAGACGAGATGGACATGGCACCTACAGCGTTTTAAACCCACAGACCAAAGAGTATGTGAAAAAGTACTGTGGAGAGTGGAGACATGGGAAAAAGCAtgtatgtactgtgtactgtgtactgtgtgtactgtgtactgtgtgtactgtgtgtgtactgtgtatgtACTGTGTATGTGACATGTTCTTGTCTGATTCATTCTTGTCTGATTCATTCTTGTCTTAGGGCTTTGGGACATTTCTCTACAGCTGTTCTGAGGTGTATGAAGGACAGTGGAGTGAAGACGCTCGCTGTGGTTGGGGGAAAATGCACTTCACTAATGGAGATGTTTACGAAGGCGAGTGGAGGAAGGACAGGGCCCACGGCAGAGGGTTTATTCTGTGTGGTAAGACACAcactttttgtctcattttaaagTATGATTAgcatttatttcagtgtttgcATTTTTCTGTCTGAGCAAATGGAAACTGGTACGAAGGCTCCTGGAGAGACGGGAAAAAGGACGGATATGGGACATTTTTCTACTCTGACCAGGGGCAGCTGTATGAGGGTCTATGGGTGGATGGAACAGCAAAATGTGGCACACTGTCTGATTTTAAGAGAAGCGAAGCACCGAGACCTCCAAAATATCAGATTCCACAGGTAAAGTAGAACTTGACACAGGCAGTACTTTATTTGACTATGTTATGTGGGAAATTCTaatctttttgtttcttttgttttttagttgcaGCTCGTGGACACGAGGGCCGTCCTGACCGGAGCCCAGTCAGCCTTCGACAGGACAACAGCCTCTCAAGAGTAAAGTCAAACACAGGAAAACACAAGTGTCCTCCGCGTGTATGTATCTCCCAGAGGCCCCGGAGCTCGGGTCCTCTCCCAGAGGCCCGGAGCTCGGGTCCTCTCCCAGAGGCCCCGGAGCTCGGGTCCTCTCCCAGAGGCCCGGGAGCTTGAAGGTTCTACCTTGGGGttgatcttggggtttccagtccatactctgcacagatgtttctgtacattttggctccacttggttatgtcgctccatgtttgctttccctgcagcgTCTTACACCTGCAGTTATGAGTTGgactgtctcaggggcctctttgcagcctacaccttgggtctcgtctggtgtggtagatctgggcctcactctggtgctcaaggctcCTGTGCTCCAGAATGAGcctctgtccttcagtccagctctcTCAAGTCATTGGTAGGATTTCCTAATATCagcctcttcagttctgttctggTGGTACGTTctgtgcaggggcttgtcctcctGTGATGTttcctcctgcacctcctcctctgtcctccactgtctgagacactGAGCTCGTcgtctgttggggccttgtccttgttgtacttatggatcttggatgtttcatcctggactgtggctctcacactcactcgTCCTTCTTCCTTACGGCTCGtatgatataaatataaattatatatatatgtataaataaataaataaataaataaataaataaataaataaagggcagtgacccccaaactggaggaggctacagcagatcccaggaaaaacattagacatctgagtccagaaaagtgcaggagCAGCAAAGATACAGTAGAACCCTCAAGGCCTCAGGTGGAGGACGCGAGGTCCCGAGTCTCTGGTAGAGGACGCGAGGTCCCGAGTCTCTGGTAGAGGACGCGAGGTCCCAGGCCTCGGGTAGTGGACGTGAGGTCCCAGGCCTCGGGTAGAGGACCTGAGCATGGAAAGAGGTGGAGACGACCCGCGGAGGGGGAGGATGAGACCTTTTTTATATTCTAGTCTATAGCAGTGACAGGTTTGACATTTATCAAAAagaaatggttaaaaaaaaaaaagagtaaaaagtagaaagtgtatgtacatttttattttacagcaaaatgtgttaatgtgttttGAGTTCAAGGTACTTCaagtcataaaaataaacatttgaaatgaaAGTTAAATACTTGAGAAATCCCCTTATTGTGCTGATAATACTGCTCTGTAGCACATTATTCTGTTCAAATAGCATGCACTTATATGACAAACTGTTAGAATCACATACGACAAACAATAAATGAATGGTTcataaaacacataataaaaaaGCAGCAATGATCAACagagacaagaaaaaaacagcagcagcagcagacgtGATTTGTTACAGCAGACATGATGTCACAAGttacatataaaaaacaaatcaacttttttgataCACTTCTATTATTCGGTGTGttatttgatttaaaactgtttaaaataaactgtattaCATATATTAACTGTATTACATAAACTGTTTTACATGCATTATTTGCAGTGCAGTGAAATCCAAGGTTCCAGAAATCCCTCAGTGGCTCGTAGGTTCAGAGgtttcttgtttcttctttaaGGGAAATGTGAAGATGGAGACTGTAGAATGGACGAGTCTCCTCTGTTGTCCAGCTCGTTCTGTAATCTGGTCAGGTTTGATaactcctccagctcctgaaACTGTCTGTCAGTCTTGTGACTCACTAAGGAGCGGTAAAAATGCACCGCAAACACGATGAAGACCAACCCAAACGGGACCAtgatggaggtggaggtgatggCGGCGGCTACGCCCGACGACACCGTGTTGTTGTTGGATTTGTTGGGTTTGATTGGCAAAAATTTTACCCAACAAAGTAACACAACTTCAGCCAGAAACAGCAACGTGCCGATCACAGTGGAAAAAGCCCAGGCCAGTTCAATGTGTCTGTGCATGCGCTCGTGCGGAGACTCTTTCACCGAGTTCAGGTTGTGGACGTTACTGACCGCTTCAATATTGGGCAGAATACAGGTGCTGACCATAAGAGCGAACAGGTGAACGGCCACGAGCACCGTGGTGCAGGCGCTGAAGGCGATGAGCAGAGCAGGAGGGTACGGGTAACTGTTATCCAGCTGCACCTCCACCATCGCCACCTgcaaacacacaccacacattaAACACAACGCACAATCAacacacagtaaacacacacacaccgtacaatcaacacacacaccacacattaAACACAACGCACAATCAACACACccacagtaaacacacacacacagcacaatcaacacacacactgaaggcGATGAGCAGAGCAGGAGGGTACAGGTAACTGTTATCCACCTGCATTTACACaccacacaatcaacacacacgtcacacagtaaacacacacactgcacagtaaaaacacacacaatcaacacacacacagtaaacaaacacactgcacaATAAACATCGCcacctgcaaacacacacaatcaacacacaaacacacaatcaacacacacaccacacattaaacacacagtaaacacacacattaaacacacacactaaacacacaccacacattaaacacacacattaaacacacgTCCTGTGTGACCCTTtgctgtaaataaatataataaataaataaaataaacatgcgGCACTTGTACCATGGCGAACCCGGACAGCAGCGCGGAGGTTCGGCTTGAAGCCTTGAGTTTGGCTCGGCTGAGGTAGAGTTTCCTCCAGGACAGAGCCTGGAGCGAGTGCTCGTTCAGACTCATGATCTGCTCATAAACCTCTTATAAATCTATCTTAAAACTCTCATAAACCTCTTATAAATGTCTCTTAAATCTCTCATAAATCACAGATTGATGGATCGGGCGGATTTCCCTCGAAACTTTCACCAAacgcaacaaaaacacaactacagcagACTGTGAGCATGCTAGCAGTATGCTAACAGCGTGCTAGCACCGTGCTAACAGTATAGCAGTATGCTAGCAGCGTGCTAACAGCTGCATTGACCTTTCACCTTGCCCTCAAAGCCGCGTCTCTCTGCACATTACCCAGAATCCCCTGCGCCCGGAGCAACATCCGCTAACACGAGCtacacagtaaaaacaaacatataacgtgtgttttttctgtaatAACACGCGCCCTGGGCCCGGTGTGAAAATATAATGATCTTTTATTcatcacatgtttgtttttctaaaCCACGTGACGCGTCACGCACAAACCGCGAGTCTcacaatgaatgaaacaaaagcatCACCAGAGTCTCTAAAACAGCACCAGAATGTGTAAAAACACCATGTGACGCTGCACACACCCTacacacactctgaggactgaCCGGGGTCACAGCTCTGTCCGAGGCGGGTCAGGAGTGtgataaatgtataaaagttCTTTAGACGCGCTCCATGACGCGCTCCATGACGCGCTCCAACAATGTTTTGGTTCCAGGTGGTGACGTAATGGACACAAACATGGTTCCCTTGTTTTGAACCCGAAATGCTGCTaagtgtggctttaacttttCTACAAAGAGAGATGCTTTTCCCAAACTGAGGCGCTGGGCCGTTCACCGCAGAGATGTCCCACTCCACGGAGCCGTGCGCGGAGCCCGGGCGCAGACTGGTGCGTCCCTGAAGCGGAAACTGAAGCGTAAACTGAAGCCTGTCGTTAGCTTCACCAAACACACTGGCAGCTAATTAGGAGCTAAGCTAACTCTGCACCAGATACTGTCATTACAACTGAACAAGTTCAACATGAAACTGCACCATTCACATGGAGCCACGCGCGAGTGTGCATGGTGTTTATAGTGTGCATAGTGCACATAGTGTGCATGGTGTTTATAGTGTGCATAGTGTTCATAGTGTGCATAGTGCACATAGTGTGCATAGTGTTCATAGTGTGAAGAGTGTGCATGGTGTTTATAGTGTTCatagtgtgcagagtgtgcatgGTGTTTATAGTGTTCatagtgtgcagagtgtgcatgGTGTTTATAGTGTGCATAGTGCACATAGTGTGCATAGTGTTCatagtgtgcagagtgtgcatgGTGTTTATAGTGTGCATAGTGCACATAGTGTGCATGGTGTTTATAGTGTCCatagtgtgcagagtgtgcatgGTGTTAATAGTGTCCatagtgtgcagagtgtgcatgGTGTTTATAGTGTTCATAGTGCACATAGTGTGCATGGTATTTATAGTGTGCATAGTGCACATAGTGTGCATGGTGTTAATAGTGTCC contains:
- the morn3 gene encoding MORN repeat-containing protein 3; translated protein: MRGTHWGLFTPALVMQFSGPRHKKQPLSEQWHRLTQKSGLKHTVYSVSGDEYTGEWKDDKKHGKGAQVWKKGGAMYDGEWKCGRRDGHGTYSVLNPQTKEYVKKYCGEWRHGKKHGFGTFLYSCSEVYEGQWSEDARCGWGKMHFTNGDVYEGEWRKDRAHGRGFILCANGNWYEGSWRDGKKDGYGTFFYSDQGQLYEGLWVDGTAKCGTLSDFKRSEAPRPPKYQIPQLQLVDTRAVLTGAQSAFDRTTASQE
- the orai1b gene encoding calcium release-activated calcium channel protein 1, with amino-acid sequence MSLNEHSLQALSWRKLYLSRAKLKASSRTSALLSGFAMVAMVEVQLDNSYPYPPALLIAFSACTTVLVAVHLFALMVSTCILPNIEAVSNVHNLNSVKESPHERMHRHIELAWAFSTVIGTLLFLAEVVLLCWVKFLPIKPNKSNNNTVSSGVAAAITSTSIMVPFGLVFIVFAVHFYRSLVSHKTDRQFQELEELSNLTRLQNELDNRGDSSILQSPSSHFP
- the tmem120b gene encoding transmembrane protein 120B, with product MSKSKFQTEWDELDEEYQQLQETHKIYRQKLEELTSLQTSCSGAITKQRKCLKDIKLSLKRSTQASDEKERELLAEIQTQIKDRENVFFDMEAYLPKKNGLYLNLVLGNVNVTLLSNQAKFAYKDEYEKFKLYLTIILLFGAITCLFFLNYRVTDEIFNFLLVWYYCTLTIRESILMSNGSRIKGWWVSHHYVSTFLSGVMLTWPEGPMYQRFRSQFLAFSIYQSFLQFLQYYYQSGCLYRLRTLGERNQLDLTVEGFQSWMWRGLTFLLPFLFFGHFWQLYNAVTLFRLAQRDDCKEWQVFMLALTFLVLFLGNFLITLKVVHQKIQESPEKVKKND
- the rhof gene encoding rho-related GTP-binding protein RhoF; this encodes MTHNGTTKTDELKIVIVGDGGCGKTSLLMVYARGDFPETYAPSVFEKYNTSVSLGGKEIRLNLYDTAGQDDYDRLRPLAYQEASVVLVCFDVTNPTSLENVLIKWFPEVKHFCRDTPLILIGCKTDLRKDKERARKLRALSLEPISYTQGEEACKQINAEVYLECSAKFQENVEDIFKEATKRALAFRRKQKNFKKKRKCLIL